The Luteitalea sp. genome has a segment encoding these proteins:
- a CDS encoding glycosyltransferase: MRIAVDARELSERPTGVGRYLAELLAGWTRSPTARAHELLLYTTAAPSSREAIIGTGGATVAWRALPGTSNLLWEQHHLARAVRHERPDVLFCPAYSAPLAIRVPVVLTLHDISFVAHPEWFGWREGLRRRLLARLSARRARRLVTMSRFSAGEITQRLRVPADRIATIPLAVDHRLGAKAHAEEGTGRREPLVLYVGSIFNRRNVPALIRAFSRLVDTQPDAHLAIVGENRSHPREPIARCIAESSRAAHITWKPYVSEDELAALYSRASIFAFLSTYEGFGLTPLEALAAGMPIVVADTPVAREVYGDAAAFVDPHHEEEVAGVMARLLSGGDQRTAILEAAPHVLRRYRWEATAAATLRVLEEAAR, from the coding sequence ATGCGCATTGCGGTGGACGCGCGGGAGTTGAGCGAGCGTCCGACGGGTGTGGGGCGCTACCTGGCAGAGTTGCTTGCGGGTTGGACCCGCAGCCCCACGGCCCGCGCGCACGAGCTGCTGCTCTACACGACGGCAGCGCCCTCGTCTCGAGAGGCCATCATTGGCACCGGCGGCGCGACCGTGGCATGGCGGGCGCTTCCAGGCACCTCGAATCTGCTCTGGGAGCAGCATCACTTGGCCCGCGCGGTGCGACATGAGCGCCCAGATGTGCTCTTCTGCCCGGCCTACTCCGCGCCACTCGCCATACGAGTGCCCGTGGTGTTGACGCTACACGACATCTCGTTCGTCGCACATCCAGAATGGTTCGGATGGCGCGAGGGCCTGCGCAGGCGGCTGCTGGCCAGGCTCAGTGCACGCCGCGCACGGCGACTCGTCACCATGAGTCGGTTTTCGGCAGGAGAAATCACGCAGCGGCTGCGCGTGCCAGCGGATCGCATTGCCACGATCCCCTTGGCAGTGGATCACCGTCTCGGCGCGAAAGCGCACGCCGAGGAAGGCACGGGACGCCGTGAGCCGCTCGTGCTGTACGTGGGTTCAATCTTCAATCGCCGCAACGTGCCAGCGCTCATCCGTGCGTTCAGTCGTCTGGTCGACACCCAGCCGGACGCGCACCTCGCGATCGTCGGCGAGAATCGCTCACATCCGCGCGAGCCGATCGCGCGCTGCATCGCCGAGAGCAGCCGCGCGGCGCACATCACCTGGAAGCCGTATGTCAGCGAGGACGAGTTGGCGGCGCTTTACTCGCGAGCGTCGATCTTTGCATTTCTCTCCACATACGAGGGATTCGGCTTGACACCGCTCGAAGCGCTTGCGGCGGGAATGCCGATCGTTGTCGCCGATACGCCCGTCGCACGCGAGGTCTATGGTGATGCGGCCGCGTTCGTCGATCCCCACCACGAGGAGGAGGTGGCGGGCGTGATGGCACGGCTGCTGTCCGGTGGCGACCAACGAACGGCGATCTTGGAGGCGGCCCCGCACGTACTGCGCCGATACAGGTGGGAGGCCACCGCGGCCGCCACCTTGAGGGTGCTCGAAGAGGCTGCCAGGTGA
- a CDS encoding nucleotide sugar dehydrogenase translates to MKIAVVGTGYVGLVAGACFAENGNDVVCVDKDEGKIRQLRRGKLPIYEPGLQELVDRNTEEKRLSFTTNLPRAVRSSSLVFIAVGTPQGEDGSADLQHVLAAAREIAKVMDGYKVIVDKSTVPVGTTARVRKVMSAETKHPFSVVSNPEFLKQGAAVDDFLKPDRVVIGADDDRAAELMVELYAPFTRTGAPVMVMDCSSAELCKYAANAMLATRISFMNEVANVCELVGANVDQVRRAVASDRRIGASFLFPGVGYGGSCFPKDVKALGRFAADHGYKFKILEACEQVNERQKERLVDKMEQHFGGLKRKVIGVWGLAFKPRTDDMREAPAITIIEHLLTRGARVQAYDPEAREVARRHFGTRITYASRSYDALKGADALALVTEWNEFREPDFDRMKKLMRSPVVFDGRNIYKPEHLRGLGFTYYSIGR, encoded by the coding sequence ATGAAGATTGCGGTCGTCGGGACAGGGTACGTGGGACTGGTGGCAGGCGCCTGCTTTGCCGAGAACGGCAACGATGTCGTCTGTGTCGACAAAGATGAAGGAAAGATACGACAGCTCAGGCGTGGCAAGCTGCCCATCTACGAGCCTGGTCTCCAAGAGCTCGTCGACCGAAACACAGAGGAGAAGCGTCTGAGCTTCACGACGAACTTGCCTCGGGCCGTCCGGAGCTCGAGCCTGGTGTTCATTGCCGTCGGGACGCCTCAGGGGGAGGACGGGTCGGCCGATTTGCAGCACGTGCTCGCTGCGGCGCGCGAGATCGCCAAGGTGATGGACGGCTACAAGGTGATTGTCGACAAGAGCACCGTGCCGGTTGGGACCACCGCCCGCGTGCGGAAGGTCATGAGCGCCGAGACCAAACATCCCTTCAGCGTCGTGAGCAACCCGGAGTTCCTCAAGCAGGGCGCGGCGGTCGACGACTTCCTCAAGCCGGACCGCGTGGTGATAGGCGCCGACGACGATCGTGCCGCCGAACTCATGGTGGAGCTCTACGCCCCGTTTACCCGGACGGGTGCACCGGTCATGGTGATGGACTGTTCCAGCGCCGAGCTGTGCAAGTACGCGGCGAATGCAATGCTGGCGACGCGCATCTCCTTCATGAACGAGGTAGCGAACGTCTGTGAGCTGGTCGGCGCCAACGTGGACCAGGTACGGCGCGCGGTGGCATCGGACCGTCGCATTGGTGCGTCGTTCCTGTTTCCGGGCGTCGGGTACGGAGGGAGCTGCTTCCCAAAAGACGTCAAAGCGCTGGGGCGGTTTGCCGCGGACCACGGATACAAGTTCAAGATCCTCGAGGCCTGCGAGCAGGTGAACGAGCGCCAGAAGGAGCGCCTGGTGGACAAGATGGAGCAGCACTTCGGCGGGCTGAAACGCAAGGTCATCGGCGTCTGGGGACTGGCCTTCAAGCCGCGCACCGACGATATGCGGGAAGCGCCGGCCATCACGATCATCGAGCACTTACTCACGCGCGGCGCACGCGTCCAGGCGTATGACCCGGAGGCGCGCGAGGTGGCCCGCCGACACTTCGGCACGCGTATCACCTACGCCAGCCGCAGCTACGATGCCCTCAAGGGCGCGGACGCGCTGGCGCTCGTGACGGAGTGGAACGAGTTCCGCGAGCCGGACTTTGACCGCATGAAGAAGCTCATGCGATCGCCCGTCGTCTTCGATGGGCGGAACATCTACAAGCCTGAGCACCTCCGCGGGCTCGGCTTCACCTATTACTCGATCGGGAGGTAG
- a CDS encoding ATP-binding cassette domain-containing protein, with protein MRGAGMRRIRTGTKSEIPKVTHFRRLLGYARPYRWRILLALVAMLAYGLASGAIVYLVKPIFDQVLRDRSQLGLVALGLIGAYLVKGLGDYLSGYLMTQTGQRVVRDLRSVLFSHVIGQSAAFFARRSTGQLLSRVTHDVTLVQRAVSETVGDLLKESLALLFYASLLFYWDARLALVCMTGAPLVVYPLVRLGQRVRRMTRRSQEEQEHLSHVAAEAFAAHRIVKAFGAEAHEGRRFRAASDQLYRTAMKVTSAVLALPPLMELLGGLALAGALWYFSGRITSDQMSIGEFTAFLTALFMMYAPLKRLSRVNATLQQAMAAAGRIFELLDTHTEVQDRPGAAPIAPLRYAIEFRDVSFNYGDRDRRKVLDAVSFTVRAGEMVAIVGLSGAGKTTLANLIPRFYDVTGGAILIDGVDIRDATLRSLRTQIALVTQDTVLFDDTIAANIAYGVPDASSEAIERAARAAHAHEFIVALPTQYRAHIGERGQRLSGGQRQRLAIARALLKNSPILILDEATSSLDAESELLVQDALARLMQDRTSLVIAHRLSTVRRANAIIVLDRGMVREIGRHDDLVTRPNGIYARLYALQVFGGREARTVVGDRVRG; from the coding sequence ATGCGTGGCGCTGGCATGAGGCGCATCCGCACGGGTACGAAGAGTGAAATTCCAAAGGTGACTCATTTTCGTCGGCTGCTCGGTTATGCCCGCCCATACCGGTGGCGGATCCTGCTGGCGCTGGTCGCCATGCTGGCCTACGGCCTCGCATCTGGGGCCATCGTCTACCTCGTCAAGCCGATCTTCGATCAGGTGCTGCGGGATCGGTCGCAGCTCGGGCTGGTGGCGCTCGGTCTGATCGGTGCCTATCTCGTCAAGGGCCTGGGCGATTATCTGTCCGGCTACTTGATGACGCAAACGGGACAGCGGGTCGTCCGCGACCTCCGCAGTGTGCTGTTCAGCCATGTTATCGGCCAGTCCGCCGCGTTTTTCGCGCGCCGATCGACCGGTCAGCTTCTCTCGCGAGTGACGCACGACGTCACGCTCGTCCAGCGGGCGGTGTCGGAGACGGTTGGCGACCTGCTCAAGGAGTCGCTTGCTCTCCTCTTCTACGCGAGCCTGTTGTTCTATTGGGACGCACGCCTCGCGCTGGTGTGCATGACCGGCGCACCGCTGGTCGTCTATCCGTTGGTCCGTTTGGGTCAGCGTGTGCGCCGCATGACGCGGCGTAGCCAAGAAGAGCAGGAGCATCTATCGCACGTGGCCGCCGAGGCGTTTGCCGCACACCGGATCGTCAAGGCGTTTGGGGCCGAGGCGCACGAAGGGCGCCGATTTCGCGCCGCCTCAGACCAGCTCTATCGGACCGCGATGAAGGTCACCAGCGCCGTGCTGGCGCTGCCGCCTCTGATGGAGCTGCTGGGTGGCCTGGCGTTGGCCGGCGCCCTGTGGTACTTCAGCGGGCGCATCACAAGTGATCAGATGTCGATTGGGGAGTTCACAGCCTTCCTTACGGCGCTGTTCATGATGTATGCCCCGCTGAAGCGGCTCAGCCGGGTCAATGCGACATTGCAGCAAGCGATGGCGGCCGCAGGGCGAATCTTCGAGCTGCTGGACACGCACACGGAAGTGCAGGATCGGCCGGGTGCCGCTCCCATTGCCCCCCTGCGCTATGCGATTGAGTTCCGCGATGTGAGCTTCAACTACGGAGATCGTGACCGTCGTAAGGTGCTCGACGCGGTGTCGTTTACGGTGCGAGCAGGCGAGATGGTCGCGATCGTGGGTCTGAGCGGTGCCGGCAAGACGACGCTGGCGAATCTCATTCCGCGCTTCTATGACGTCACGGGTGGCGCGATCCTCATCGATGGCGTCGACATTCGCGACGCGACGTTGCGCTCGCTGCGCACGCAGATTGCGCTCGTGACACAGGACACGGTGCTCTTCGACGATACGATTGCGGCCAACATCGCGTATGGCGTGCCGGATGCATCGAGCGAGGCCATCGAGCGTGCCGCCCGCGCCGCACACGCGCACGAGTTCATCGTCGCGCTCCCCACGCAATACCGCGCGCATATCGGTGAGCGTGGCCAACGGCTCTCTGGCGGTCAGCGGCAACGCCTTGCCATTGCGCGCGCGCTCCTGAAAAACTCGCCAATCCTGATCCTGGACGAGGCCACCTCGTCACTCGACGCCGAGTCCGAGCTGCTGGTGCAGGACGCGTTGGCGAGGTTGATGCAGGACAGAACGTCGCTGGTGATTGCGCACCGGCTGTCGACGGTCCGCCGCGCCAACGCCATCATCGTGCTCGACCGGGGCATGGTGCGCGAGATCGGCCGTCACGATGACCTCGTGACCCGTCCGAATGGCATTTATGCGCGGCTCTATGCGCTCCAAGTGTTTGGCGGTCGGGAGGCACGGACGGTGGTCGGGGACAGGGTGAGGGGGTAG
- a CDS encoding uracil-DNA glycosylase, whose protein sequence is MRSCRYDQSVISHTRFSIASTDCLPPVASEADPPALAHPVRDKTHMPIDPRLRAQLEAHIEFFGELGVAGISSDAAWRQPLDSAPEEGSKTVPEGDASVAVDAPRLTAVAAPPAASSLFDAGAADAPQETLEDVRRDIGDCTRCKLCGLGRKTIVFGVGSPTADLMFAGEAPGYDEDVQGIPFVGRAGQLLTKIIEAMGLRREDVYIANVIKCRPPENRNPEADEVRTCEPFLFRQIDVIQPKVIVALGTFAAQCLLKTNAPISKLRGRLFPYRGAQLVPTFHPAYLLRSPDKKRDCWEDMKKVMALLGESLE, encoded by the coding sequence ATGAGGAGCTGCCGTTACGACCAAAGCGTGATATCGCACACGAGATTCTCAATCGCGTCGACCGACTGCTTGCCGCCCGTGGCGAGCGAAGCCGATCCACCAGCGCTGGCACACCCGGTACGAGATAAGACACATATGCCGATCGATCCACGTCTGCGAGCCCAGCTCGAAGCCCATATCGAGTTCTTTGGGGAGCTCGGTGTCGCGGGGATCAGCAGCGATGCGGCATGGCGACAGCCGTTGGACAGTGCCCCGGAGGAGGGGAGCAAAACGGTACCGGAGGGTGACGCCTCGGTGGCCGTAGACGCGCCTCGTCTCACCGCCGTGGCAGCGCCCCCCGCCGCGTCATCGCTCTTCGACGCCGGTGCCGCGGATGCGCCGCAAGAGACACTCGAGGACGTCCGCCGCGACATCGGCGACTGCACGCGCTGTAAGCTTTGCGGGCTCGGGCGTAAGACCATCGTGTTTGGTGTGGGCAGTCCGACCGCAGATCTGATGTTCGCCGGCGAAGCGCCCGGCTACGACGAAGATGTGCAGGGCATCCCGTTCGTCGGCCGAGCCGGTCAGCTGCTGACGAAGATCATCGAAGCCATGGGATTGCGACGCGAGGACGTCTACATTGCAAACGTGATCAAGTGCCGTCCCCCCGAGAACCGCAACCCGGAGGCAGACGAGGTTCGCACGTGTGAGCCATTTCTCTTTCGACAGATCGACGTCATTCAGCCAAAAGTGATCGTCGCGCTGGGTACGTTCGCGGCACAGTGCCTCTTGAAGACGAACGCGCCGATCTCGAAGCTGCGCGGGCGACTCTTCCCGTATCGTGGTGCGCAGCTCGTGCCAACCTTTCATCCGGCGTATCTGTTGCGCAGCCCCGACAAGAAGCGCGACTGCTGGGAAGACATGAAGAAGGTGATGGCGCTCCTCGGTGAATCGCTGGAGTAA
- the coaBC gene encoding bifunctional phosphopantothenoylcysteine decarboxylase/phosphopantothenate--cysteine ligase CoaBC has product MALVALGVTGGIGAYKAVEIARGLGRRGHDVAAILTRTARRFVGPVTFEAITQRRVITSQWAPGMNADIEHIALASSIDLLLIAPATAHVIAKFALGLADDFLSTMYLASRAPVLMAPAMNTNMLEHPAVHEHIRTLEARGVLFVEPGEGFLACGWIGKGRLAEPDEVVEAVERVLGGGDTWRGRRVLVTAGPTFEDLDPVRYVGNRSSGRMGMAIAADAARRGASVTLVLGPTTVPPPPGVEVVRVRSAGEMHREVLGRAPSVEVVVMAAAVADYTPIEGPAIDKITKRDETLTLRLTRTPDILADVGRARAGRDLPVLVGFAAETGELAERARAKLVGKGADLIVANDVSRADAGFDADTNEVTLISTAGNEELPLRPKRDIAHEILNRVDRLLAARGERSRSTSAGTPGTR; this is encoded by the coding sequence ATGGCTCTGGTCGCACTCGGCGTGACCGGTGGAATCGGCGCCTATAAGGCCGTCGAGATTGCGCGTGGCCTCGGACGCCGGGGTCACGACGTGGCGGCGATTCTCACGCGGACGGCGCGGCGGTTCGTCGGTCCGGTGACGTTCGAGGCGATCACCCAGCGCCGTGTCATCACGAGCCAGTGGGCGCCGGGCATGAACGCTGACATCGAGCACATCGCGCTCGCCTCGTCTATCGATCTCCTGCTCATCGCACCAGCCACGGCGCACGTCATCGCAAAGTTCGCGCTCGGCCTCGCAGACGACTTCTTGTCCACGATGTACCTCGCGTCGCGGGCCCCAGTGTTGATGGCACCCGCCATGAACACGAACATGCTCGAGCACCCGGCCGTTCATGAGCACATCCGGACACTAGAAGCGCGTGGCGTCCTGTTCGTGGAGCCTGGCGAAGGGTTCCTGGCGTGCGGCTGGATCGGCAAGGGGCGACTGGCGGAGCCGGACGAGGTCGTCGAGGCCGTGGAGCGCGTGCTCGGCGGCGGCGACACCTGGCGCGGGCGTCGCGTGCTCGTGACGGCCGGTCCGACCTTCGAAGACCTCGATCCGGTGCGTTACGTGGGCAACCGCTCCAGCGGACGGATGGGCATGGCGATCGCCGCCGACGCCGCGCGTCGTGGCGCATCCGTGACGCTCGTGCTCGGACCCACGACGGTCCCGCCACCGCCCGGCGTCGAGGTTGTCCGTGTCCGCTCGGCCGGCGAGATGCACCGCGAGGTGCTGGGCCGCGCGCCCAGCGTGGAGGTGGTTGTCATGGCCGCTGCGGTCGCCGACTACACGCCCATCGAGGGCCCGGCCATCGACAAGATCACGAAGCGCGACGAGACCCTCACGCTGCGGCTGACGCGAACACCGGACATCCTTGCGGATGTCGGTCGCGCACGAGCCGGTCGGGACCTTCCCGTTCTCGTTGGCTTTGCGGCAGAGACAGGTGAGCTGGCGGAGAGAGCACGCGCCAAACTCGTCGGCAAGGGTGCCGACCTGATTGTGGCCAATGACGTCTCTCGTGCGGACGCCGGCTTCGACGCGGACACGAACGAGGTGACGCTGATCTCCACGGCGGGCAATGAGGAGCTGCCGTTACGACCAAAGCGTGATATCGCACACGAGATTCTCAATCGCGTCGACCGACTGCTTGCCGCCCGTGGCGAGCGAAGCCGATCCACCAGCGCTGGCACACCCGGTACGAGATAA
- a CDS encoding YicC family protein, giving the protein MIKSMTGFASVTKEDEIATVAVTIRSVNHRHLDVQLRMPSALQGLEAALRAVVQRSVARGRVDVTIAAQPRGIRPPSVEINEPLVEALAAAMARLRARRVIDGSLTPGDLLRLPQAVTFQDAPETEDEQRLSALVEVTVGEALVALDTMRCQEGTYLRAELDGRRAGLAETVDRIEGAAQAGAEGLEARLSARLEELRLDGASDPQLLAQEVVRLVARSDIQEELVRLRAHVQHWQTLSEGPDPCGRKLDFLLQEMNREVNTIGSKAEGPNVSQLIVHAKAELEKMREQVQNVE; this is encoded by the coding sequence ATGATCAAATCGATGACCGGATTTGCCTCCGTGACCAAGGAGGACGAGATTGCCACCGTGGCGGTCACGATACGCAGCGTGAACCATCGTCACCTCGACGTGCAGCTCCGGATGCCCTCGGCATTGCAGGGGCTCGAGGCCGCCTTGCGGGCGGTGGTTCAACGAAGCGTCGCGAGAGGGCGGGTAGACGTCACGATTGCGGCACAGCCACGCGGGATACGTCCGCCAAGCGTCGAGATCAACGAGCCGCTCGTGGAGGCACTGGCGGCCGCCATGGCCCGGCTGCGCGCCCGCCGCGTGATCGACGGGAGCTTGACGCCAGGAGACCTATTGCGACTGCCGCAGGCGGTCACGTTCCAGGATGCTCCCGAGACGGAAGACGAGCAACGGTTGTCGGCGCTCGTGGAGGTGACGGTTGGCGAAGCGCTGGTGGCGCTCGACACGATGCGTTGTCAGGAAGGAACGTATCTCCGCGCCGAGCTCGATGGTCGGCGAGCAGGCCTTGCCGAGACGGTCGACCGGATCGAAGGCGCAGCGCAGGCGGGTGCGGAAGGTCTGGAGGCGCGTCTCAGCGCGAGGCTCGAGGAGCTACGCTTGGATGGCGCGTCAGACCCGCAGCTCCTGGCGCAGGAGGTGGTTCGCCTCGTGGCCCGCTCCGATATTCAGGAGGAGCTCGTGCGCCTTCGGGCCCACGTGCAGCATTGGCAAACGCTCTCGGAGGGGCCGGACCCGTGCGGGCGGAAGCTGGATTTCCTGCTGCAGGAGATGAACCGAGAGGTGAATACGATAGGATCCAAGGCCGAAGGTCCGAACGTCTCGCAGCTCATCGTGCACGCCAAAGCCGAACTGGAGAAGATGCGGGAGCAGGTCCAGAATGTCGAGTGA
- a CDS encoding guanylate kinase: protein MSSEAPHRPRSGGTLFIVSAPSGTGKTTVVERLVEVLEGVTISRSYTSRPARVGERDGLDYNFVSRERFEAMVAGGEFLEWADVFGHVYGTRREDTEQLMASGQDVILVIDVQGAKQLRRQTLDAVSVFVLPPCYEVLEQRLRGRSQDTEEAIHRRLDTARREVVEYHDYDYVIVNDDLDTCVHALSAVIVAERARSTNVEPIAEAIIRTFPGLTGRRTGTA from the coding sequence ATGTCGAGTGAGGCGCCCCACCGGCCGCGGTCGGGCGGCACGCTCTTCATCGTGTCGGCCCCGTCAGGGACAGGAAAGACCACCGTAGTCGAACGACTGGTGGAGGTCCTGGAAGGGGTCACGATCTCCCGCTCGTACACGTCACGGCCGGCTCGTGTCGGGGAAAGGGACGGGCTGGATTATAATTTTGTGAGCCGTGAGCGGTTCGAAGCCATGGTGGCCGGCGGCGAGTTCCTCGAATGGGCCGACGTGTTCGGTCATGTGTACGGCACGCGGCGAGAGGACACGGAACAGCTCATGGCGTCGGGCCAGGATGTCATCCTCGTGATTGACGTCCAGGGGGCGAAACAGCTGCGTCGTCAGACGTTGGACGCCGTCTCGGTGTTCGTTTTGCCGCCGTGCTACGAGGTGCTCGAGCAGCGTTTGCGTGGCCGGAGTCAAGACACCGAGGAGGCGATTCACCGCCGGCTCGACACGGCTCGCCGCGAGGTCGTGGAATACCACGACTACGACTACGTCATCGTCAACGACGATCTGGATACCTGCGTTCATGCACTGAGCGCGGTGATCGTCGCGGAGCGGGCGCGGAGCACGAACGTCGAGCCGATTGCGGAGGCCATCATTCGAACGTTTCCAGGGCTCACGGGCCGTCGCACTGGAACGGCGTGA
- a CDS encoding glycosyltransferase: protein MRILLDYRPALRQRSGVGEYVHQLAGALADEGTHDITLFSSSWRHVVVRPPSGTAVVDRAVPVRLLNFLWHRLERPSVEWLTGGAFDVVHAPHPLLLPSQRAARVVTIHDLAFLEHPEWTRHEIRRDYPALVRAHAQRADAIVTVSRAVARQVVERLGVAEERVGVCPHGAPPWQARDHVPTHGYLLFVGTLEPRKNVGTLLEAYARLVERHPTVPELVLAGAPTPAAQPWLEALARPPLVGRTRHVGYVEDSGRTSLYRDALMLVLPSWDEGFGLPVVEAMAAGVPVIVSNRGALPEVVGNAGVVVDAADSAALSAAMAELLEHPAQLETLRQRGILRAQQFTWAASARAHCAVYEAAAERARRRLGEARGSRV, encoded by the coding sequence GTGCGTATCCTTCTCGACTATCGTCCCGCCTTGCGACAGCGCTCTGGGGTCGGGGAGTACGTGCACCAGCTCGCAGGCGCCCTTGCCGACGAGGGCACCCACGACATCACGCTCTTCTCGAGCTCATGGCGGCATGTCGTCGTGCGACCACCCTCGGGCACAGCCGTCGTCGACCGCGCCGTTCCGGTGCGATTGCTGAACTTTCTCTGGCACCGGCTGGAGCGGCCCTCGGTCGAGTGGCTGACGGGTGGCGCGTTCGATGTGGTGCACGCACCGCATCCACTCCTGCTCCCGTCGCAGCGAGCCGCGCGTGTTGTGACGATTCACGACCTCGCCTTTCTCGAACACCCGGAGTGGACGCGTCACGAGATTCGGCGCGATTACCCGGCGCTCGTCCGGGCGCACGCGCAGCGCGCCGACGCGATCGTGACCGTGTCACGTGCCGTTGCACGGCAGGTGGTGGAGCGCCTTGGCGTCGCCGAAGAGCGTGTCGGGGTGTGCCCCCACGGCGCGCCGCCCTGGCAAGCCCGGGACCATGTGCCGACCCATGGCTACCTCCTGTTTGTTGGCACTCTGGAGCCACGCAAGAATGTTGGCACGCTGCTGGAGGCATACGCGCGGCTGGTCGAGCGCCATCCGACAGTGCCAGAGCTCGTCCTGGCCGGCGCTCCCACACCGGCGGCGCAGCCATGGCTGGAGGCGCTGGCGCGGCCGCCGCTGGTGGGCCGAACGAGACATGTGGGTTACGTGGAGGACAGCGGCCGCACGTCGTTGTACCGGGATGCCCTGATGCTTGTCCTGCCATCCTGGGACGAAGGGTTTGGCCTCCCCGTCGTTGAAGCAATGGCGGCCGGCGTCCCGGTGATCGTCTCGAACCGTGGTGCGCTTCCGGAGGTCGTGGGTAATGCAGGCGTCGTCGTCGACGCTGCCGATAGCGCTGCCCTGAGCGCGGCGATGGCGGAGCTGCTCGAGCATCCAGCGCAGCTCGAAACGCTCAGACAGCGCGGAATCTTACGCGCGCAGCAGTTCACTTGGGCAGCATCGGCACGCGCGCATTGCGCGGTCTACGAGGCAGCGGCGGAGCGTGCACGTCGCCGACTCGGAGAGGCTCGAGGGTCGAGGGTGTGA
- the galE gene encoding UDP-glucose 4-epimerase GalE — protein sequence MSTVLVTGGAGYIGSHAVLALARAGRRVIVYDDLSAGHRQAVTHAQRASASAGGGAVELVVGAMQETARLADLLAEQEVTAVLHFAAWLSVGDSVKDPAGYYQNNVVGTLSVLTAMQRAQVKRLIFSSTCAVFGEPRETPIAEQHPRHPVNAYGESKLAVERALPHFEQAYDIRWTALRYFNAAGADPGGCLGEDHDPEQHLIPRAIATARGGEPLVVFGDDYPTPDGTCLRDYVHVSDLADAHLRALERLESGGRSGAYNLGNGQPHSVREVIATVEQVTGMPVPARIGPRRAGDPAALYAANGSIQRDMGWQPRFADLHAIVSDAWRWHEAHPHGYEE from the coding sequence GTGTCGACGGTTTTGGTGACCGGCGGCGCTGGGTACATCGGCAGCCATGCCGTGCTCGCGCTCGCACGTGCGGGCCGGCGCGTCATCGTATACGACGATCTATCGGCTGGTCATCGACAGGCGGTGACGCACGCACAGCGCGCCTCGGCCTCTGCGGGCGGGGGAGCCGTGGAGCTGGTGGTTGGCGCCATGCAGGAGACGGCGCGGCTGGCCGATCTCCTCGCCGAGCAGGAGGTGACCGCGGTCCTGCACTTCGCGGCCTGGCTCTCGGTGGGCGACTCGGTCAAAGACCCGGCTGGCTACTACCAGAACAACGTCGTGGGAACGCTCTCGGTGCTCACCGCCATGCAGCGCGCACAGGTCAAGCGGCTCATCTTTTCGTCGACCTGCGCAGTGTTCGGTGAGCCGAGAGAGACACCGATCGCTGAGCAGCATCCGCGGCATCCCGTGAACGCCTACGGCGAGTCCAAGCTCGCCGTCGAGCGCGCCCTGCCGCACTTCGAGCAGGCGTATGACATCCGTTGGACCGCCCTCCGGTACTTCAACGCCGCGGGCGCTGATCCCGGTGGTTGCCTTGGCGAAGATCATGATCCAGAGCAGCACCTCATCCCGCGCGCCATTGCGACAGCGCGAGGTGGCGAGCCGCTGGTCGTCTTCGGTGACGACTACCCGACGCCCGATGGCACCTGCCTGCGGGACTACGTCCACGTGAGCGACCTGGCCGACGCGCACCTGCGTGCGCTCGAAAGGCTGGAGTCGGGCGGGCGGTCGGGCGCCTACAATCTCGGCAACGGCCAGCCGCATTCTGTCCGAGAGGTGATTGCGACCGTCGAGCAGGTGACCGGAATGCCGGTGCCGGCACGGATCGGGCCGCGGCGCGCCGGGGATCCGGCCGCGCTCTACGCGGCCAACGGCAGCATCCAGCGAGACATGGGCTGGCAGCCGCGCTTTGCTGATCTTCACGCGATCGTCTCGGATGCGTGGCGCTGGCATGAGGCGCATCCGCACGGGTACGAAGAGTGA